A genomic segment from Triticum dicoccoides isolate Atlit2015 ecotype Zavitan chromosome 1A, WEW_v2.0, whole genome shotgun sequence encodes:
- the LOC119355713 gene encoding MADS-box transcription factor 23-like isoform X2, with translation MVRGKAVIERIENTTSRQVTFSKRKSGLFKKARELGVLCDAQVAVLLFSNTGRLYDYSSSNSGMKSIIERYQHVKEGQQFMSASAEAKFWQAEGVRLRQQLHNLLENHRQLLGQHLSGLGLEDLRGLENQLETSIHNIRLTKDQLMIDETEELKKKASLVHQENIELHKKLNIIRQENIDLQNKLNGQAEVNGTITSSSSEYYIAAREDPVRLELSYPDHAERDEQPESPTLGLKVSTARTAR, from the exons ATGGTCCGGGGAAAGGCGGTCATCGAGAGGATCGAAAACACGACGAGCCGGCAGGTGACCTTCTCCAAGAGGAAGAGCGGGCTGTTCAAGAAAGCCAGGGAGCTGGGCGTCCTCTGCGATGCGCAGGTAGCCGTCCTCCTCTTCTCCAACACCGGACGCCTCTACGACTACTCCAGTTCCAACTCCGG GATGAAATCCATAATTGAAAGATACCAACATGTTAAGGAGGGCCAACAATTCATGAGTGCAAGCGCTGAGGCTAAG TTCTGGCAAGCGGAGGGAGTGCGTCTGAGGCAACAACTACATAACTTGCTAGAGAATCATAG ACAGTTGCTGGGACAACATCTATCCGGCTTAGGTTTGGAAGACTTGAGGGGTTTAGAGAACCAGCTGGAAACAAGCATACATAACATTCGGCTAACAAAG GACCAACTTATGATTGATGAAACTGAAGAGCTAAAGAAGAAG GCAAGCCTCGTGCACCAGGAAAATATTGAGCTACACAAGAAACTAAACATCATTCGTCAAGAGAACATAGATTTGCAAAACAAG TTAAATGGCCAGGCCGAAGTAAACGGGACAATTACAAGTTCATCTAGTGAGTACTACATTGCTGCTCGAGAGGATCCAGTTCGTCTGGAACTCAGCTATCCAGACCATGCAGAAAGGGATGAGCAACCAGAATCACCAACGCTGGG GCTAAAAGTTTCTACTGCTAGGACTGCCAGATGA
- the LOC119355713 gene encoding MADS-box transcription factor 23-like isoform X1, whose product MVRGKAVIERIENTTSRQVTFSKRKSGLFKKARELGVLCDAQVAVLLFSNTGRLYDYSSSNSGMKSIIERYQHVKEGQQFMSASAEAKFWQAEGVRLRQQLHNLLENHRQLLGQHLSGLGLEDLRGLENQLETSIHNIRLTKDQLMIDETEELKKKASLVHQENIELHKKLNIIRQENIDLQNKLNGQAEVNGTITSSSSEYYIAAREDPVRLELSYPDHAERDEQPESPTLGLWLPAERFKNDRLKVSTARTAR is encoded by the exons ATGGTCCGGGGAAAGGCGGTCATCGAGAGGATCGAAAACACGACGAGCCGGCAGGTGACCTTCTCCAAGAGGAAGAGCGGGCTGTTCAAGAAAGCCAGGGAGCTGGGCGTCCTCTGCGATGCGCAGGTAGCCGTCCTCCTCTTCTCCAACACCGGACGCCTCTACGACTACTCCAGTTCCAACTCCGG GATGAAATCCATAATTGAAAGATACCAACATGTTAAGGAGGGCCAACAATTCATGAGTGCAAGCGCTGAGGCTAAG TTCTGGCAAGCGGAGGGAGTGCGTCTGAGGCAACAACTACATAACTTGCTAGAGAATCATAG ACAGTTGCTGGGACAACATCTATCCGGCTTAGGTTTGGAAGACTTGAGGGGTTTAGAGAACCAGCTGGAAACAAGCATACATAACATTCGGCTAACAAAG GACCAACTTATGATTGATGAAACTGAAGAGCTAAAGAAGAAG GCAAGCCTCGTGCACCAGGAAAATATTGAGCTACACAAGAAACTAAACATCATTCGTCAAGAGAACATAGATTTGCAAAACAAG TTAAATGGCCAGGCCGAAGTAAACGGGACAATTACAAGTTCATCTAGTGAGTACTACATTGCTGCTCGAGAGGATCCAGTTCGTCTGGAACTCAGCTATCCAGACCATGCAGAAAGGGATGAGCAACCAGAATCACCAACGCTGGG TCTATGGCTACCAGCTGAAAGATTCAAAAATGACAGGCTAAAAGTTTCTACTGCTAGGACTGCCAGATGA